GGCCGTCGGATTGGTTCTCGTCATCTTCTTGGTGATCGTCTGGTTTTCGCGATACGTTTCTCTTGGATCTATTATCGCCACCGCTGCATTTCCAGTACTGGCCTGGGTCCTGTACAGAGACTCAAAGGCTCCAATAGTCTTCATTGCTGCCGCGTTCGGTGCCTTCCTAATCATCGCCAAGCATCACCAGAACATCCGCCGCTTACTCGCCGGAACCGAACACCGTCTAGGTGAAAAGAAAACCGAGGTGCGCGCATGAGTAACATCGCTGTGATCGGAGCCGGTGCCTGGGGTACCGCTTTAGCCGTTGCGCTTGCGCGTCAGCATCGCCACAACGTCACGCTGTGGGCCTTCGAGAAGGAGGTCTCTGAATCTGTCCGGCAGCGTGGGATCAACGAAATGTTTCTGCCGGGCCAGACGCTTCCCATCGAAATCCAGGTCACCAACAGCCTGGAAGAAGCTCTGCGCAATCAGCAGATGGTTGTGAGCGTAATGCCGTCACACCACACGCGACGCGTGTTCAAGAACATGGCGCCATTCCTGCACCGCGAAATGATTTTCGTATCTGCCACTAAGGGCGTCGAGAACGAGACCCTGCTGCGCATGAGCGAAGTCATCCGCGAGGTGATTGCCGAAAAAGGCTGGAATCCCCGCATCGGCGCGATTAGCGGTCCATCATTTGCCAAGGAAGTCGCCAAGGGCGATCCGACGGCTATCACGGTTGCCTCCAAAGACGCCGACCTCGCCGCGCTGGTACAGCGCGAATTCAGCGACCATACCTTCCGCATTTACACCAACGACGACATTATTGGCGTGGAGCTCGGTGGAGCGCTGAAGAACGTAATTGCCATCGCCGCCGGTGTCTGCGACGGACTCGGCCTTGGCCACAACACCATCGCCGCGCTCATCACGCGAGGCCTCGCCGAGATCGCCCGCCTTGCCGTCGCTTGCGGCGCTCGCCAGGTGACCATGGCGGGACTAGCGGGCATGGGTGACCTCGTCCTCACCTGCACCGGGGGCCTTTCCCGCAACCGCACCGTCGGCGTCGAACTTGGCAAGGGACGCAAGCTGGACGAGATCATCGCCGGAATGCACGGCATGGTCGCGGAAGGCGTGCTCACCACAAATGCTGCCGTTGGCCTCGCGAAGAAAATGAACGTAGAGATGCCCATCACAGAGCAGATGTACGCCATTCTGCACGACGGAAAATCACCGAAGGAATCGATGCGCGAACTCATGACGCGCCGCGGCACCAGTGAAGTGAAACTGCTCACTGCCGACCAATAAAGAACGGCGGCCCGCAGGCCGCCGTATTCACTTCCTTTTTGTTATTCGCTTTCAGAACCAGTGCGGTCGGTCAGCACCGGACGATCACCGCGAACTGCACCCGGCGTAACCGTTAACGGATTCGTCAGGCGGAAGTTCATTACCGTTTCGGAAGGCAGCCGAATCTGCTGTCCCTTCGTTACGGCCTGCGCGCCGGTTCCAGCGCCTGCGCCGATTACGGACCCGATCGCTGCGCCCTTCCCGCCGCCGGCAATTGCGCCGATGATCGCGCCCACCGCTGCGCCACCGCCGACCTTAGCCGCGGTGTTCTTGCCACGGGCCGCGCCTTCACGTCGCCACTCTTCGGTCCGGACTTCGTAGTTCTTGCCGCCCATCGAAACGTTCGTCAGTTCGACTGCCAGCACCGACTTCCCGCTGAAGTGACCTGCATCCTTCACATCGACAATGCGGCCCATCACGTCCGCTCCGGAAGGAATCGCCAACTGGTCACCAACGGTGATCGAGTGCGCCAGCGTTCCGCGGAAGCGGTCGCCAACCTGGTTCTTTTCGCTGTCGAGCGGATCGAGCAGGCGGATGGAAATCTCCGTTCCGTCCGGAATAGTGACCGTGGTCGGCTTGGGCTTGGCGGCTGGCATCGCCGAAGACGCTGTCGCCGGAACTGTGGTCACCGGAGTCGAAGGCGGAGCATAGTCGTTGTTTCCGCGGTTCCCGCGAGAGCCCGCGGTGTAACTGGACGACTTACGCGCGGAGCTTTTCGCCTGCTTCACAGGCTCCTGTTGCTCCACTACTGGTTCCTGCATCGGCGGTGCCGCCGCTGCTGCTACCGTGAGATTGTTCACAACCGTACGTACACCAGCGATTTGGCTGGCATCATTCCCTGCTGCAACCCGTTCCATTTCGCTCGAGACCTGGCCCGCCAGTGTCACCACGCCGTCCTGCGACTGGACGGAAATAGTCTTGGTGGCGATGTTGGGGTCGGCCTGGATCTTCGTCGCTACTTCACCGATGATCTGGCTGTCGCTGGGCTTCTTCGAACACCCAATGGCCAGAGCCATGATCACCAGTAAGCTCAAGAACACAACCATCAGCGAACGATTCGCCTTCATACATTTCTCCTCTTCAGGGTTCCTGTCTCGCATTCCGTGCAGAGTACCTGCTCGCTATATCCTGAAATTCTGCTAACTGTGTTAACCCGTAACGAAAGCATGTGGCATCAGCCGTCACGCCCTAAAACGGCCGGATTTCTACTTAGCCTGACTACCTTAACCCAAACTTGGCCGGGAAGTTACTGTGCAGTGTTGAGGTTCACGGTACTCAAGGGCAGGTCCCAATGGGCAAGCAGGATTTCGAATCTCCGTTGCTCCTCCTTCTTGAACGTCGCCTGATCCGGATACATCTGCCTGGCCAGGGCCTGTTCATCGAAGGGCGATCTGTCCTTGAAGACGATGGTTACGCGATAGTCCCACCGCGCGTCCTCGGTCATATGATTTTCGGGAGCTTCCATTTTTACGGACGCAATCCTGCCCATCTCGATTTGCTTCTTCAGGATCGGATAGTGGTTTTTCTTAAACAGTTCCAGAAACTCCTGCTGATGTCCCCACTGGACCTTGTAGTAGTACTCGACCACCGTCGGTTGAGGGGTTGCTGGCGTCTGGGCCTGGGCTCCGAGTCCGATGAGCAATACCGAAAACAGCAAGAGAAACACTCTCCGCATGGGTCCTCCAATGTCACGGGCGAAGGGTGACATTCCGTGTGGCCGAGATTCTATACTCATCGTAGTGGCTGGAGTATCCCAATCCGACCTGAAGCATGCGGCGGAACTGCTACGGGCGGGTAGGCTCGTGGCATTTCCGACGGAGACTGTTTACGGTCTGGGAGCGAATGCCCTGTCCGCCGAAGCCGTAGCGCGCATCTTCGAGGCTAAGGGACGCCCACGCACCAGCCCGCTTATCGTTCACGTAGCCACGCCGGACGAAGTCAGCAGCGTTGTTTCCCATTGGCCAGAGGTCGCCCAAAGGCTCACCGCAAAATTCTGGCCAGGACCGCTGACATTGGTGTTGCCAAAGACCGAAGCCGTGCCCGACATCGTCACAGCCGGATTGCCAACGGTCGGCATTCGCATGCCGCGGCATGACATTGCCCTTGCGCTGCTGCGCGAATGCGGACTGCCGCTCGCGGCTCCGAGCGCGAATCGCTTTACCCAGGTTTCTCCGACAACAGCCGAACATGTTCGACGCAGTCTCGGAGACCGCGTCGATTTCATTCTCGACGGAGGCCCTTGCACGGTGGGGATCGAATCGACCGTGCTGTCTCTGGCCACACCGCAGCCAACGATTTTGCGTCCGGGCGGAATCTCTCGGACGGAAATCGAGTCGCTCATTGGCTCCGTTGCCGTTTCCACAGAAGCGGCTTCCGGTGCGCACGCATCTCCCGGCATGCACGCGAAACATTACAGCCCGCACACTCGGCTGTTGCTGAGCAAAGACGGCGAAGTCCCCCACGCAGGACATGGTATCTACCTGCGCCTTTTTCATGACGCTCAGCATCCGTGTGAAGCGATGTATATGCCCACCGATCCGCGCGAATACGCTGCCGCCCTCTATGGGACTCTGCATGACTTGGACGCACGCTCACTCGATTGGATCGCCGTCGAACTTCCCCCGGTCAACCATGCCTGGGAAGCCGTGCTCGATCGCTTGCGTAGGGCCGCTCACCCCTGAAACTGAAACACCTCGCCGCCGCGCACGGCTGCGAAGCGTAGCTCGCCTCGTGGTAATCTCAAAGAACCAATTCAGGAGCATTGCACCACTGTATGGGTATCATTGTTCGCTCTTCCGACGTCCACGCCGCCGGCGTGTTCACCACCGCTCCCATCCGCAAGCGCAGCAAGGTTGTGCGCTATACCGGACCGCATATCACCAAGGAAGAAGGCGACAAGATTTACGAACACCGCGACATCACTTATCTCTTTGCGCTCGGCAACGGCGACCGCGTGATCGACGGACACGGGATTGCAGCTTTCATCAATCACTCCTGCGACCCGAACTGCGAAACCGATGAAATAAAAGGAGAGATTTGGATCATCGCGACCCGCGACATCAGGCCGGGAGAAGAACTGACCTACGACTACAACCTGTTCGACGGAGAGGAAGACGATCCCGCTACGTGCCACTGTAAGTCGCGGCACTGCCGGGGATCTTTGTACTCTGAGGGCGAACTGCGGAAGCGAAAACGCGAAGCAAAAAAGAAAGCCGCAAAAGAAAAAGCGGCGTAATCTCGCCGCTTCTCCTGCTATCAGAATGGTCTATGCTGTTGCGCGCTGCGCGAACGACTTCACCGCCTCTTCTTCCGTGTCGTACACATCGAACACGGTCAAAAGCTTCGTGACCTGCAGCAAATCAACCACGCGCTGTTGCAACTTGGCCAACTTCACCATACCGCCGGAATGCTGGGCAGACGAATACAAGCCCACCAGCGTACCCAGTCCACCGCTGTCGATATAAGTGGTTTCACCAAGGTTGATAACGACAGATTTCGTCTCAGCAAGCAGATTTTTTACTGTGTCACGTAGCGCGCTCGCTTCATCGCCGAAGAGCAGCCGGCCACGACAGTCCACGATCGAAACGTTGTCCACCACCCGGACCCCAAGCTTCAATTGCATAGCGAACCTCCCCAGAATCTCACGGCGAAAACTCTAGCTGGTCGCTTGGAAGATGGCAAGTGATCTATCCACAAAATCGGCTAAACTCGGGCCGTTTTCCACTGCCCGGCCCTGTCCCACTCCAGCGTTTCAGCCACCCGCCCCGACAGTTCCTCACCCCAGTGCCGCTGCACAATAGCCAAAGCCAAGTCGATCCCGGCCGTTATTCCCGCGGACGTTGCGATCCGGCCATCGAAGATCACCCGTGCATCCGCATCGACCGTAATAGCGTTGTATTCCCGCAGCAGTTCGACCCGGCTGCGATGGGTTGTGGCACGTTTCCCGTCCAGCACGTGGGACGCAGCCAGGATCAAAGCCCCCGTGCAAACTGAAGCCACCTCTCCAGGCTGCTTCCGGACAAACTCAAGTGTCGCCCCGTCATGACGCACCGGTCCGCGGGCGCCTGGCCCCCCGGGCACAATCAGCAAGTCGAGAGGAGGACAGGAGGCAAACGTCGCATCCGGTTTGAAGGTCAAACCAAAGTGCGCCCTGACTTCGGCATGGGTTTTCGCCACCAGCACCGCTTTGCAGGGCGCCCCGTGTTTGGCCGCAATCCCGAAGACTTCCATTGGGCCGACAAAGTCCAGCTCCTCGACATCGTCGAATACAAGAATGCCAATCGTGAATTGCGGCTTCGTCATCTGATTAGCTCCACTTGCGGAAGAACAGGGCCTGGCGCATCACGGGCGCGGTCTTCTCCGCGAGAGAAGCCAACTGGGTCTCGTTGAGCGGTGTGAACTCACGCGCCAGTTGCACGTTTTGCTCGAGTTGTGCCACGGAATCACACCCAATGATGATCGTGCTCACCGGCAACGAAAGCACGTAGTACATTGCTTCCTTGATATGCAGCGTGCCGGGACTCTTTGCCGGTCCTTCCCAGCCACGCTGTTCTTCGGCCGGCGGAGGCGTGAACGTCGAAAGGATTCGTCCCCGGGCAGGAATCTTCATTCCGATAATGCCCATCTGCTTCTCCACCGCCATCGGCAGCAGCTTCTCGATGAAGCTCAAGTGGTGTTTGTCGGCGGCGTTCAGCGCCATCAGGACGGTGTCGAATGGGAACCGGCGGATACCCTCCATCAGCACTTCAGGATCAGCATGTCCGGTTAGGCCTAAATACCGCACGATCTTCCGCTCGCGAGCCTGCTGCAAGGCTTCTATGGCGCCGCCCTTCGCGAAAATGCGATCCAGTTCTTCCATGCGCGACAGGTTGTGTAGCTGCCAAAGATCAAGGTGGTCCGTTTGCAGGAGTTTCAGAGACTCGTCCAGGAGCTTCAAAGATCCGTCTTTTGTTCGATCATGAGTCTTCGTCGCTAGAAAAGCTTCCTTGCGGCGACGCTTCATCACCTGCCCGATATAGCCCTGGCTAACTCCGCCACCGTAAAAAGCCGCCGTGTCGATGTAGTTCACGCCGAGATCGAGGGCACGCTCCACGATCGGCACTGCAATCTTGTCGTTGTCCTTCTTCTCCACCGAAGCCTGTCCGCCCAGGCTGAAGATACCGACCTTGTATCCGGTCTTGCCCAGGTTGCGGGTGGGCATAGCTTTCGTCGTTTCTGGGTTTTCCGGCAGCGGCGGCATGGCATTGGCCGACGTCGTGAGGGTAGATCCCGCGATAATTCCAGCGGCAGCGGTGCCGCCCAGTTTCAGGAAGTCACGGCGTATAAGTGCAGGGTTTTTGGTATCTTCCACGAACTCCTCCTGTGCGGCGAATCCTACTCCTGCCCCGCCGTATTGCACAGTGACCCGCAACACAGCCCGACGCTTCAGCAGCTCAATTCACCTCGACCATCCTTGACACCAATATTCCTCGCTGCCGCTCCGATATAATC
This Terriglobales bacterium DNA region includes the following protein-coding sequences:
- a CDS encoding BON domain-containing protein; amino-acid sequence: MKANRSLMVVFLSLLVIMALAIGCSKKPSDSQIIGEVATKIQADPNIATKTISVQSQDGVVTLAGQVSSEMERVAAGNDASQIAGVRTVVNNLTVAAAAAPPMQEPVVEQQEPVKQAKSSARKSSSYTAGSRGNRGNNDYAPPSTPVTTVPATASSAMPAAKPKPTTVTIPDGTEISIRLLDPLDSEKNQVGDRFRGTLAHSITVGDQLAIPSGADVMGRIVDVKDAGHFSGKSVLAVELTNVSMGGKNYEVRTEEWRREGAARGKNTAAKVGGGAAVGAIIGAIAGGGKGAAIGSVIGAGAGTGAQAVTKGQQIRLPSETVMNFRLTNPLTVTPGAVRGDRPVLTDRTGSESE
- a CDS encoding NAD(P)H-dependent glycerol-3-phosphate dehydrogenase, which codes for MSNIAVIGAGAWGTALAVALARQHRHNVTLWAFEKEVSESVRQRGINEMFLPGQTLPIEIQVTNSLEEALRNQQMVVSVMPSHHTRRVFKNMAPFLHREMIFVSATKGVENETLLRMSEVIREVIAEKGWNPRIGAISGPSFAKEVAKGDPTAITVASKDADLAALVQREFSDHTFRIYTNDDIIGVELGGALKNVIAIAAGVCDGLGLGHNTIAALITRGLAEIARLAVACGARQVTMAGLAGMGDLVLTCTGGLSRNRTVGVELGKGRKLDEIIAGMHGMVAEGVLTTNAAVGLAKKMNVEMPITEQMYAILHDGKSPKESMRELMTRRGTSEVKLLTADQ
- a CDS encoding DJ-1/PfpI family protein, with amino-acid sequence MTKPQFTIGILVFDDVEELDFVGPMEVFGIAAKHGAPCKAVLVAKTHAEVRAHFGLTFKPDATFASCPPLDLLIVPGGPGARGPVRHDGATLEFVRKQPGEVASVCTGALILAASHVLDGKRATTHRSRVELLREYNAITVDADARVIFDGRIATSAGITAGIDLALAIVQRHWGEELSGRVAETLEWDRAGQWKTARV
- a CDS encoding L-threonylcarbamoyladenylate synthase codes for the protein MSRAKGDIPCGRDSILIVVAGVSQSDLKHAAELLRAGRLVAFPTETVYGLGANALSAEAVARIFEAKGRPRTSPLIVHVATPDEVSSVVSHWPEVAQRLTAKFWPGPLTLVLPKTEAVPDIVTAGLPTVGIRMPRHDIALALLRECGLPLAAPSANRFTQVSPTTAEHVRRSLGDRVDFILDGGPCTVGIESTVLSLATPQPTILRPGGISRTEIESLIGSVAVSTEAASGAHASPGMHAKHYSPHTRLLLSKDGEVPHAGHGIYLRLFHDAQHPCEAMYMPTDPREYAAALYGTLHDLDARSLDWIAVELPPVNHAWEAVLDRLRRAAHP
- a CDS encoding aldo/keto reductase, with product MEDTKNPALIRRDFLKLGGTAAAGIIAGSTLTTSANAMPPLPENPETTKAMPTRNLGKTGYKVGIFSLGGQASVEKKDNDKIAVPIVERALDLGVNYIDTAAFYGGGVSQGYIGQVMKRRRKEAFLATKTHDRTKDGSLKLLDESLKLLQTDHLDLWQLHNLSRMEELDRIFAKGGAIEALQQARERKIVRYLGLTGHADPEVLMEGIRRFPFDTVLMALNAADKHHLSFIEKLLPMAVEKQMGIIGMKIPARGRILSTFTPPPAEEQRGWEGPAKSPGTLHIKEAMYYVLSLPVSTIIIGCDSVAQLEQNVQLAREFTPLNETQLASLAEKTAPVMRQALFFRKWS
- a CDS encoding STAS domain-containing protein, encoding MQLKLGVRVVDNVSIVDCRGRLLFGDEASALRDTVKNLLAETKSVVINLGETTYIDSGGLGTLVGLYSSAQHSGGMVKLAKLQQRVVDLLQVTKLLTVFDVYDTEEEAVKSFAQRATA
- a CDS encoding SET domain-containing protein-lysine N-methyltransferase, encoding MGIIVRSSDVHAAGVFTTAPIRKRSKVVRYTGPHITKEEGDKIYEHRDITYLFALGNGDRVIDGHGIAAFINHSCDPNCETDEIKGEIWIIATRDIRPGEELTYDYNLFDGEEDDPATCHCKSRHCRGSLYSEGELRKRKREAKKKAAKEKAA